A stretch of DNA from Gambusia affinis linkage group LG24, SWU_Gaff_1.0, whole genome shotgun sequence:
AAGCCAATTCAAAGGCTGGAACCACAGAGCCATTATCCAAAGATGGGGAAACAATTGGAACGGTGATTTTAGCAGCAAAATTATTCCCAAGAGTGCATTGACAACTCTTCCAGGGGGGGGAGTGAATGATGTAAGACACTAATTGCTAATTATGGATGTCATCGTTTAGGTTTAAGATGTAATTAATTTCTCAAATTTTACCACCTtggtttggatgttttttttaaccttaataaattaaatagtcATTTGATTCTACTTTCAGGTTatctttctttgattttaaaatttgtttgatctgaaacatttaagtgtcattaaacaaatcaacagagacagaaaaaatcTGTAAGGTAGCAAATACTGTTCCACAGTGCTGTAAGCAGACTTACCTGGGCATCTTTGTAGGACAACATATTGGGGTTGAACTCGTAGCACTTTCCACTGATCATCTCCCCGTTACAGGCCATTTTGTGGGTCTGGACTCTAGTTGCCTGCCTGAAAGCAACTGGAAGCTGCATATTTTGCTGAGGTTCTTCAATTAGGTTGGACATTTCTGGTTCAGTTCCCTGTCTGAAACCAACTGGGATGGACATCTTTGGCTCGGTTCCCTGTCTAAAGCCAACTGGGATGGACATCTTTGGTTCGGTTCCCTGTCTGAAACCAACTGGGATGGACATCTTTGGTTCGGTTCCCTGTCTGAAACCAACTGGGATGGACATCTTTGGTTCAGTTTCTAGTCTGAAAGCAACTGGAAGCTGGATATTTTGCTGAGGTTCCTCAATTAGGTTGGACATTTCTGGTTCGGTTCCCTGTCTAAAGCCAACTGGGATGGACATCTTTGGTTCGGTTCCCTGTCTGAAACCAACTGGGATGGACATCTTTGGTTCGGTTCCCTGTCTGAAACCAACTGGGATGGACATCTTTGGTTCGGTTCCCTGTCTGAAACCAACTGGCATGGACAACTTTGGTTCAGTTTCTAGTCTGAAAGCAACTGGAAGCTGGATATTTTGCTGAGGTTCCTCAATTAGGTTGGACATTTCTGGTTCGGTTCCCTGTCTAAAGCCAACTGGGATGGACATCTTTGGCTGGGTTCCCTGTCTAAAGCCAACTGGGATGGACATCTTTGGCTCGGTTCCCTGTCTAAAGCCAACTGGGATGGACATCTTTGGTTCAGTTCCCTGTCTGAAACCAACTGGCATTGACCACTTTGGTTCAGTTTGTAGTCTGAAAGCAACTGGAAGCTGGATATTTTGCTGAGGTTCCTCAATTAGGTTGGACATTTCTGGTTCAGTTCCCTGTCTAAAGCCAACTGGGATGGACATCTTTGGCTGGGTTCCCTGTCTAAAACCAACTGGGATGGACATCTTTGGCTGGGTTCCCTGTCTAAAACCAACTGGGATGGACATCTTTGGTTCGGTTCCCTGTCTGAAACCAACTGGGATGGACATCTTTGGTTCGGTTCCCTGTCTGAAACCAGCTGGGATGGACATTCTGGACTGAGTTTCAGGAACATCAACAGTTGAGGGTTTCTCCACTCGAACCCAGCCTCCTGCTCTTCTCTGGGCTGGAACATCGACAGGGACTGAGAAAAGAAGGCATTGCTGATTTAAGCAATGCTGAAAACATTGAAGACTAGTATTGTTTTACGAGACTTAGAGGTATCTGTTATAGCTGCATTTATAATAGGCTGGTCCatcacaaatatatatttttggtagGGCTTGATGTTGTATCTGTACCCACCAACTCTCCTTTCCATCTCACTGATGTGTTCCTTAACAAGCCCAGTTTTCAGGTCAACAAGGAACTTCCTGGTCGGCTCCGTTCCTTGTCTGAATCCATCAGGAACACGTTCAGGGAACCCGGCGTGTTCAACGCTCCGTTTAAAGCCAACTGGGTGACGGTCAGACGAAGACATTCGCTGTCCTGGAGCTGCGATTGGACGAGCTTGGAGACCTTTAGTGGGTTATAGAAGGAAACATTTGGATGAATGCctgattattttaacaaaactcTTAATTTGACATTAAATTAAGACTTTTTCCAGCTGTTACATCAGTAACCTGCAACTGTACCTTCCTGATATGAATGCGTCATTTATGTAATctataataaatcaataatggTCAAAGTTCAGCCATTGCTTTGCCACAGTCATGTTGGTATGGCAATAAATCACAATATTGAGATAAATTAAtagaaagcaaaaatatcttgtattatttaaaaaattaccaaTTTGACCCACTATATTGAATAAATGTACAGTaactaaaaagctaaaaatggcCACAGTGAGAAATGAAGCTCTTACCTGACAGGGTCAGGAACAGCAGCACAAACTTTAACATCCTGTAACAGAAACAGTAACTTTTAAGGTTCTTTGTGTGCCtgacaaacacattttatcacCATTAATCAGCTTATTGATCACTGTTTgctctctttaaagattctgcGCTTACCTGAGGCTGCAGTGATGAACTGTGAGCACCCAGCGAAAGAAAAGGTTGGCTTTTATAATGTCCTAGGCATTGTCATAAATTCCTCTATTA
This window harbors:
- the LOC122827275 gene encoding uncharacterized protein LOC122827275 isoform X2; this translates as MLKFVLLFLTLSGLQARPIAAPGQRMSSSDRHPVGFKRSVEHAGFPERVPDGFRQGTEPTRKFLVDLKTGLVKEHISEMERRVVPVDVPAQRRAGGWVRVEKPSTVDVPETQSRMSIPAGFRQGTEPKMSIPVGFRQGTEPKMSIPVGFRQGTQPKMSIPVGFRQGTEPEMSNLIEEPQQNIQLPVAFRLQTEPKWSMPVGFRQGTEPKMSIPVGFRQGTEPKMSIPVGFRQGTQPKMSIPVGFRQGTEPEMSNLIEEPQQNIQLPVAFRLETEPKLSMPVGFRQGTEPKMSIPVGFRQGTEPKMSIPVGFRQGTEPKMSIPVGFRQGTEPEMSNLIEEPQQNIQLPVAFRLETEPKMSIPVGFRQGTEPKMSIPVGFRQGTEPKMSIPVGFRQGTEPKMSIPVGFRQGTEPEMSNLIEEPQQNMQLPVAFRQATRVQTHKMACNGEMISGKCYEFNPNMLSYKDAQAFCRNLAPDADLASITNRDLHSRLVSLVTKGGGNNPVLTWLGGIVKNQQASWVDGSKWSYSDWMPGHPNIHADKPACVEMFKIDESWWSVADCELKRASLCSYPVTA
- the LOC122827275 gene encoding uncharacterized protein LOC122827275 isoform X3, with amino-acid sequence MLKFVLLFLTLSGLQARPIAAPGQRMSSSDRHPVGFKRSVEHAGFPERVPDGFRQGTEPTRKFLVDLKTGLVKEHISEMERRVVPVDVPAQRRAGGWVRVEKPSTVDVPETQSRMSIPAGFRQGTEPKMSIPVGFRQGTQPKMSIPVGFRQGTQPKMSIPVGFRQGTEPEMSNLIEEPQQNIQLPVAFRLQTEPKWSMPVGFRQGTEPKMSIPVGFRQGTEPKMSIPVGFRQGTQPKMSIPVGFRQGTEPEMSNLIEEPQQNIQLPVAFRLETEPKLSMPVGFRQGTEPKMSIPVGFRQGTEPKMSIPVGFRQGTEPKMSIPVGFRQGTEPEMSNLIEEPQQNIQLPVAFRLETEPKMSIPVGFRQGTEPKMSIPVGFRQGTEPKMSIPVGFRQGTEPKMSIPVGFRQGTEPEMSNLIEEPQQNMQLPVAFRQATRVQTHKMACNGEMISGKCYEFNPNMLSYKDAQAFCRNLAPDADLASITNRDLHSRLVSLVTKGGGNNPVLTWLGGIVKNQQASWVDGSKWSYSDWMPGHPNIHADKPACVEMFKIDESWWSVADCELKRASLCSYPVTA
- the LOC122827275 gene encoding uncharacterized protein LOC122827275 isoform X4, producing the protein MLKFVLLFLTLSGLQARPIAAPGQRMSSSDRHPVGFKRSVEHAGFPERVPDGFRQGTEPTRKFLVDLKTGLVKEHISEMERRVVPVDVPAQRRAGGWVRVEKPSTVDVPETQSRMSIPAGFRQGTEPKMSIPVGFRQGTEPKMSIPVGFRQGTQPKMSIPVGFRQGTQPKMSIPVGFRQGTEPEMSNLIEEPQQNIQLPVAFRLQTEPKWSMPVGFRQGTEPKMSIPVGFRQGTEPKMSIPVGFRQGTQPKMSIPVGFRQGTEPEMSNLIEEPQQNIQLPVAFRLETEPKLSMPVGFRQGTEPKMSIPVGFRQGTEPKMSIPVGFRQGTEPKMSIPVGFRQGTEPKMSIPVGFRQGTEPKMSIPVGFRQGTEPKMSIPVGFRQGTEPEMSNLIEEPQQNMQLPVAFRQATRVQTHKMACNGEMISGKCYEFNPNMLSYKDAQAFCRNLAPDADLASITNRDLHSRLVSLVTKGGGNNPVLTWLGGIVKNQQASWVDGSKWSYSDWMPGHPNIHADKPACVEMFKIDESWWSVADCELKRASLCSYPVTA
- the LOC122827275 gene encoding uncharacterized protein LOC122827275 isoform X1 yields the protein MLKFVLLFLTLSGLQARPIAAPGQRMSSSDRHPVGFKRSVEHAGFPERVPDGFRQGTEPTRKFLVDLKTGLVKEHISEMERRVVPVDVPAQRRAGGWVRVEKPSTVDVPETQSRMSIPAGFRQGTEPKMSIPVGFRQGTEPKMSIPVGFRQGTQPKMSIPVGFRQGTQPKMSIPVGFRQGTEPEMSNLIEEPQQNIQLPVAFRLQTEPKWSMPVGFRQGTEPKMSIPVGFRQGTEPKMSIPVGFRQGTQPKMSIPVGFRQGTEPEMSNLIEEPQQNIQLPVAFRLETEPKLSMPVGFRQGTEPKMSIPVGFRQGTEPKMSIPVGFRQGTEPKMSIPVGFRQGTEPEMSNLIEEPQQNIQLPVAFRLETEPKMSIPVGFRQGTEPKMSIPVGFRQGTEPKMSIPVGFRQGTEPKMSIPVGFRQGTEPEMSNLIEEPQQNMQLPVAFRQATRVQTHKMACNGEMISGKCYEFNPNMLSYKDAQAFCRNLAPDADLASITNRDLHSRLVSLVTKGGGNNPVLTWLGGIVKNQQASWVDGSKWSYSDWMPGHPNIHADKPACVEMFKIDESWWSVADCELKRASLCSYPVTA